The following coding sequences lie in one Rutidosis leptorrhynchoides isolate AG116_Rl617_1_P2 chromosome 4, CSIRO_AGI_Rlap_v1, whole genome shotgun sequence genomic window:
- the LOC139842827 gene encoding uncharacterized protein, which produces MSLQFPLMFFFGKPGFHTDLKLIDTPGSTGGRVRKMTMNMFYCYQLHDRLNSYSLMMRFGRLFQQYVVTVYCSIELDRMDYIRKKQKDIRKDYLPGLYDAISRGDQTGSDVGSRTILPASFTGGPRYMYSHYLDALPFPLLTASDCADIVARVFRFKVKQFVAFLKDGKPLGDFRGVLYTIEFQKRGLPHYHTLVWLYSSASSLISKRIDDYISAELPDPRTDLAGYAVVSATMMHGPCGIPNLRAPFMEGPTCTKNFPKKYNEKTFFDADGRAHYRRRNTGVYTTRSGVHLDNRYVVPYNKLLCMTFQAHINVECCGSTTLIKYLFKYISKGTDRITARISKPVSSNSRARPQVSQPVDEVQNFIDARFICPHEASWRIFNFPIHHREPALQILSVHLENMQLLKFRGKYLAYLDFPSEFVWYQAQKSWKRRANINKCLIGRMAYIHPSFGEAFFLRMLLCHQRGCTSFADIRTVNQVEYQTYRFACEAAGLLGDDKEWTIALEEASASANAS; this is translated from the exons ATGTCGCTACAATTCCCATTGATGTTCTTTTTTGGCAAACCAGGCTTCCATACTGATTTAAAGTTGATTGACACTCCAGGTTCCACTGGTGGCCGGGTTAGAAAAATGACGATGAATATGTTCTATTGCTACCAGCTTCATGATAGGCTAAATTCTTACAGCCTCATGATGAGGTTCGGGCGACTCTTTCAGCAGTACGTTGTCACGGTGTATTGCAGTATTGAATTAGATCGGATGGATTACATTAGGAAGAAACAGAAAGACATCAGGAAAGATTACCTCCCGGGTTTGTACGACGCCATCAGCAGGGGTGATCAGACCGGTTCAGATGTGGGCAGTAGAACTATCCTCCCAGCTTCTTTCACCGGCGGTCCCCGTTATATGTACAGTCACTATCTTGATGCCCTA CCTTTTCCTCTGCTTACTGCATCAGACTGTGCTGATATTGTCGCGAGAGTTTTTCGCTTCAAAGTCAAACAATTTGTTGCTTTTTTAAAAGACGGGAAACCACTGGGTGACTTTAGAGGAG TTCTGTATACCATTGAGTTCCAGAAAAGAGGGTTGCCTCATTATCATACATTGGTGTGGTTGTATTCCTCAGCCTCATCACTTATAAGCAAAAGAATAGATGATTACATATCTGCTGAACTTCCTGACCCAAGAACTGACCTCGCTGGTTACGCGGTGGTCTCTGCGACTATGATGCATGGGCCCTGTGGCATTCCCAACTTACGTGCACCGTTCATGGAAGGGCCCACTTGCACAAAAAATTTTCCAAAAAAATACAACGAGAAAACCTTCTTTGATGCTGATGGTCGTGCACACTACCGAAGGCGTAATACTGGTGTGTATACAACGCGGTCCGGGGTCCATCTCGATAACAGATATGTAGTTCCTTACAACAAACTACTTTGTATGACTTTCCAAGCTCATATAAATGTTGAGTGTTGTGGATCAACAACCCTGATCAAATACCTGTTCAAGTACATTTCAAAGGGTACCGACCGCATTACTGCTCGCATATCCAAACCAGTCAGTAGTAACAGTCGTGCAAGGCCACAGGTCTCTCAACCAGTAGATGAAGTTCAGAATTTTATAGATGCCCGGTTCATTTGCCCGCACGAGGCTTCCTGGCGCATTTTTAACTTCCCGATTCATCATCGTGAACCGGCGCTTCAAATCCTGTCTGTCCATTTAGAGAATATGCAGCTTTTGAAGTTCCGTGGCAA GTACCTAGCATATTTGGATTTCCCATCTGAATTTGTTTGGTATCAAGCACAGAAAAGCTGGAAACGTAGGGCAAATATTAATAAGTGTTTGATTGGAAGGATGGCATACATACATCCCTCATTCGGAGAGGCTTTTTTCCTAAGAATGCTTTTGTGCCATCAAAGGGGGTGCACAAGCTTTGCAGATATTAGAACCGTGAACCAAGTTGAATACCAGACATACCGTTTTGCTTGCGAGGCCGCAGGCCTTCTtggtgatgataaagaatggactaTAGCACTGGAGGAAGCATCGGCATCTGCTAATGCTTCTTAG
- the LOC139842829 gene encoding uncharacterized protein produces MVVDMVGGPVTIYASYDTATPQGNDGGESELLYPTEYLNTLNYPGLPPHLLELKIGVPAILLRNISVAGGLCNGTRMIVTQLLTKAVEAEIITGIRFPLKVSYAMTINKSQGQSLNKIGVYIPKPIFGHGQLYVSLSRATSLDGLRILIRQHEGQQANVTKNIVMAQITALAQLAAGDRNRTIASYPMLVNMRYSDKEFLDELMNLNSVYMIGNFSCHATTRWEKVLSGPTTLSFDWNTTFELMPGALFSEH; encoded by the exons ATGGTGGTCGATATGGTTGGTGGTCCTGTTACAATCTACGCAAGTTATGATACTGCTACACCTCAAGGGAATGACGGTGGCGAGTCGGAACTATTATATCCAACAGAATACTTGAACACGCTAAATTACCCTGGCCTGCCACCGCACCTGCTCGAACTAAAAATAGGGGTGCCAGCTATTTTGTTGCGGAATATTAGCGTCGCAGGCGGCCTCTGTAATGGTACCAGGATGATTGTAACTCAACTCCTAACAAAAGCAGTTGAAGCGGAGATTATCACGGGGATAAGG TTCCCGCTGAAAGTTTCGTATGCAATGACCATAAATAAGAGTCAGGGCCAGTCGCTCAACAAAATAGGCGTTTATATACCTAAACCAATTTTTGGCCACGGACAACTTTATGTTTCACTCTCACGGGCTACATCACTAGACGGTTTGAGAATACTGATTAGACAGCATGAAGGCCAACAGGCAAACGTCACGAAAAATATCGT TATGGCACAGATTACAGCGTTAGCACAACTTGCAGCAGGCGATAGAAATAGGACTATCGCT AGCTACCCTATGCTTGTCAACATGCGCTATTCTGACAAGGAATTTTTGGATGAGCTGATGAATTTAAATTCAGTGTATATGATAGGGAATTTCTCTTGCCATGCAACAACTAGGTGGGAGAAGGTTCTGTCAGGGCCAACGACGCTCTCTTTTGATTGGAATACAACTTTTGAGCTTATGCCTGGGGCATTGTTTTCGGAGCACTAA
- the LOC139842828 gene encoding uncharacterized protein: protein MSNDIPLRAATSLKLPKLHINRDDLHNYILYEVEILLNQCGKTLSDFALPSLPDDLLLDLVNRLIMEERNYDHESFNEELSHLESRMNVKQRRIYELIHDSFSNNRTELLFVYGHGGTGKTFLWKAIITCLRAKGKIVLVVASYGIASLLLPSGITAHSRFKLPIDLTDESMCNVNKNTQMAKLLESTDLIVWDEEFKVFVLTENMRLMQPGLTPSEKERNTAFSAWLLDIGNGEIGTRDLEDPINSSWIQIPDAYCVPDDDNGLANLISFIYPPETLQNPSAAEL, encoded by the exons ATGTCTAACGACATACCTTTGCGAGCAGCGACCTCTCTGAAGCTGCCGAAGCTGCACATAAACAGAGATGACCTTCATAATTATATTCTTTATGAGGTTGAAATCCTCCTAAACCAGTGTGGGAAGACACTCAGCGACTTCGCATTACCGTCTCTGCCAGATGACCTTCTACTAGATCTTGTAAACCGTTTGATCATGGAGGAGAGAAACTACGATCATGAATCGTTTAATGAGGAGCTGAGTCATCTAGAATCTAGGATGAATGTGAAGCAGAGAAGAATCTACGAACTGATACATGATTCTTTCTCGAACAACAGGACAGAGCTGTTGTTCGTTTATGGTCATGGTGGCACTGGTAAGACATTTTTATGGAAGGCCATAATCACGTGTCTAAGGGCCAAGGGAAAGATTGTTCTTGTTGTGGCATCTTACGGAATCGCATCTTTGTTACTGCCTTCGGGCATAACTGCTCACTCTCGATTCAAACTCCCTATTGACCTTACCGATGAGTCGATGTGTAACGTAAACAAAAACACACAAATGGCGAAACTACTTGAAAGCACAGATCTTATTGTGTGGGATGAG GAATTCAAGGTGTTTGTCCTTACTGAAAATATGCGCTTAATGCAGCCAGGGCTGACGCCCTCGGAAAAGGAGAGAAACACTGCTTTCTCTGCCTGGTTATTGGATATTGGGAATGGCGAGATTGGTACACGGGATTTGGAAGACCCGATTAATAGTAGTTGGATACAAATTCCTGACGCCTACTGTGTTCCAGATGATGATAATGGGTTGGCCAATCTAATTTCGTTTATCTACCCCCCAGAAACGTTACAGAATCCAAGTGCTGCAGAGTTATAA